One part of the Vitis riparia cultivar Riparia Gloire de Montpellier isolate 1030 chromosome 8, EGFV_Vit.rip_1.0, whole genome shotgun sequence genome encodes these proteins:
- the LOC117920357 gene encoding putative pentatricopeptide repeat-containing protein At3g08820, producing the protein MLSRPTSPPISKGLEIKKLILQGFNSFKHLKHVHAHLLRFGLCHDNYLLNMILRCSFDFSDTNYTRFLFHQIKQPNIFLWNTMIRGLVSNDCFDDAIEFYGLMRSEGFLPNNFTFPFVLKACARLLDLQLGVKIHTLVVKAGFDCDVFVKTSLVCLYAKCGYLEDAHKVFDDIPDKNVVSWTAIISGYIGVGKFREAIDMFRRLLEMNLAPDSFTIVRVLSACTQLGDLNSGEWIHKCIMEMGMVRNVFVGTSLVDMYAKCGNMEKARSVFDGMAEKDIVSWGAMIQGYALNGLPKEAIDLFLQMQRENVKPDCYTVVGVLSACARLGALELGEWVSGLVDRNEFLYNPVLGTALIDLYAKCGSMSQAWEVFKGMKEKDRVVWNAIISGLAMNGYVKISFGLFGQVEKFGIKPDGNTFIGLLCGCTHAGLVDEGRRYFNSMYRFFSLTPSIEHYGCMVDLLGRAGLLDEAHQLIRNMPMEANAIVWGALLGACRIHRDTQLAELVLKQLIELEPWNSGNYVLLSNIYSANLKWDEAAKVRLSMNEKRIQKPPGCSWIEVDGIVHEFLVGDKYHPLSEKIYAKLDELTKKMKVAGYVPTTDFVLFDIEEEEKEHFLGCHSEKLAIAFGLISTPPTAVIRVVKNLRVCGDCHMAIKLISSITGREITVRDNNRFHCFREGSCSCNDYW; encoded by the coding sequence ATGCTGAGCAGGCCAACATCTCCTCCAATTTCCAAGGGTTTGGAGATCAAGAAACTCATTCTCCAAGGCTTCAACTCCTTCAAACACCTCAAGCATGTCCACGCTCACCTTCTCCGTTTCGGTCTCTGCCACGACAACTATCTCCTCAACATGATCTTGAGGTGTAGCTTTGATTTCTCTGACACAAACTACACTCGCTTCCTCTTCCATCAGATTAAACAACccaatatttttctatggaaTACCATGATCCGAGGCTTGGTTTCCAATGATTGTTTCGACGATGCCATTGAGTTCTATGGTTTGATGCGATCAGAGGGGTTCTTGCCCAACAATTTCACTTTCCCTTTTGTTCTAAAAGCTTGTGCCAGGCTTTTGGATTTGCAGTTGGGTGTGAAGATCCACACCCTTGTGGTTAAAGCTGGTTTTGATTGCGATGTTTTTGTCAAGACTAGTTTGGTTTGTTTATATGCAAAATGCGGTTATTTAGAAGATGCCCACAAGGTGTTTGATGATATTCCGGACAAAAACGTTGTTTCTTGGACGGCCATCATTAGTGGGTACATTGGTGTTGGCAAATTTAGGGAAGCCATCGATATGTTTCGGAGGTTGTTGGAGATGAATTTAGCGCCAGATAGTTTCACCATTGTTCGGGTTTTGTCTGCCTGTACTCAATTAGGGGATTTAAATAGCGGAGAGTGGATCCATAAATGTATCATGGAAATGGGCATGGTGAGGAACGTCTTTGTGGGGACCTCTTTAGTGGATATGTATGCTAAGTGTGGAAACATGGAGAAAGCTCGTAGTGTCTTTGACGGGATGGCTGAGAAGGATATAGTTTCCTGGGGTGCCATGATTCAAGGTTATGCATTGAACGGGCTCCCCAAAGAAGCTATAGACCTCTTTTTGCAAATGCAAAGAGAAAATGTGAAACCGGATTGCTATACCGTGGTTGGAGTTCTTTCTGCTTGTGCGAGATTAGGGGCGTTAGAATTAGGGGAGTGGGTCAGTGGGTTGGTTGATAGGAATGAGTTTTTATATAACCCTGTCTTAGGCACTGCATTGATTGACTTGTATGCAAAATGTGGGAGCATGTCTCAGGCCTGGGAAGTCTTTAAAGGGATGAAGGAGAAGGATCGAGTGGTCTGGAATGCTATAATATCTGGGCTTGCCATGAATGGCTATGTTAAAATATCATTTGGCCTTTTTGGCCAAGTAGAGAAATTTGGGATCAAACCAGATGGGAACACTTTCATTGGCCTGCTTTGTGGTTGTACTCATGCTGGTCTGGTTGATGAGGGCCGGCGATATTTCAATAGCATGTACCGTTTCTTTTCTTTGACTCCATCAATTGAGCATTATGGATGTATGGTGGATCTTCTTGGTCGTGCAGGTTTATTAGATGAAGCTCATCAATTGATTAGAAATATGCCAATGGAGGCTAATGCCATTGTTTGGGGAGCATTGTTAGGTGCATGTAGGATACATCGGGACACCCAGTTGGCTGAACTTGTATTGAAGCAACTTATTGAATTAGAACCTTGGAACTCAGGAAATTATGTCCTCTTATCAAATATTTACTCAGCAAATCTTAAATGGGATGAAGCAGCAAAGGTTAGGTTAAGCATGAATGAGAAAAGGATCCAGAAACCACCTGGGTGTAGTTGGATTGAGGTAGATGGTATCGTCCACGAGTTCCTTGTGGGAGACAAGTACCACCCCTTGTCAGAGAAGATATATGCAAAACTAGATGAATTgactaagaaaatgaaagtagCTGGTTATGTTCCAACAACAGATTTTGTGCTGTTTGACATAGAAGAGGAGGAGAAGGAGCATTTCCTTGGTTGCCACAGTGAGAAACTTGCTATTGCATTTGGTCTAATAAGCACACCACCAACAGCCGTGATTAGGGTTGTGAAAAACCTTAGGGTTTGTGGTGACTGTCACATGGCTATAAAGCTAATTTCAAGTATCACAGGTCGAGAAATAACTGTGAGGGATAATAACCGATTTCATTGTTTCAGAGAGGGATCTTGTTCATGTAATGATTATTGGTGA
- the LOC117920358 gene encoding uncharacterized protein LOC117920358 isoform X2: protein MESSAADRSHHRVPLSEVVSDCVKRWFQDTLREAKSGDVSMQVLVGQMYYSGYGVPRDAQKGRVWMTRASRTRSSVWKVSDKHPGYNASDSDSDELKGDS, encoded by the exons ATGGAGAGCAGCGCTGCTGACAGAAGCCACCATCGTGTGCCTCTATCGGAGGTGGTCTCGGATTGTGTGAAGCGATGGTTCCAAGACACTCTCAGGGAGGCCAAATCTGGGGATGTCTCCATGCAGGTCTTGGTGGGTCAGATGTATTATAGCGGCTACGGCGTTCCCAGAGATGCACAAAAG GGAAGAGTTTGGATGACAAGGGCTTCAAGGACTCGGTCTTCTGTTTGGAAAGTGAGCGATAAACACCCTG GTTATAATGCAAGTGACTCGGATTCAGATGAGTTGAAGGGTGATTCATAG
- the LOC117920358 gene encoding uncharacterized protein LOC117920358 isoform X1, whose protein sequence is MESSAADRSHHRVPLSEVVSDCVKRWFQDTLREAKSGDVSMQVLVGQMYYSGYGVPRDAQKIVGFVVLENFVFCPLPEKPREKKNEILNLIFHLVIRVFDIIYLVVRNDLRRK, encoded by the exons ATGGAGAGCAGCGCTGCTGACAGAAGCCACCATCGTGTGCCTCTATCGGAGGTGGTCTCGGATTGTGTGAAGCGATGGTTCCAAGACACTCTCAGGGAGGCCAAATCTGGGGATGTCTCCATGCAGGTCTTGGTGGGTCAGATGTATTATAGCGGCTACGGCGTTCCCAGAGATGCACAAAAG ATTGTAGGTTTTGTGGTGTTAGAGAACTTTGTGTTCTGTCCACTTCCTGAGAAGccaagggaaaagaaaaatgaaattttgaatcttatATTTCATTTGGTAATTCGTGTTTTTGACATTATATACTTGGTAGTGAGAAATGATCTCAGACGGAAATGA
- the LOC117920358 gene encoding uncharacterized protein LOC117920358 isoform X3, translating into MESSAADRSHHRVPLSEVVSDCVKRWFQDTLREAKSGDVSMQVLVGQMYYSGYGVPRDAQKGRVWMTRASRTRSSVWKVSDKHPGAAWSLPVCPLQMCL; encoded by the exons ATGGAGAGCAGCGCTGCTGACAGAAGCCACCATCGTGTGCCTCTATCGGAGGTGGTCTCGGATTGTGTGAAGCGATGGTTCCAAGACACTCTCAGGGAGGCCAAATCTGGGGATGTCTCCATGCAGGTCTTGGTGGGTCAGATGTATTATAGCGGCTACGGCGTTCCCAGAGATGCACAAAAG GGAAGAGTTTGGATGACAAGGGCTTCAAGGACTCGGTCTTCTGTTTGGAAAGTGAGCGATAAACACCCTG GTGCTGCTTGGAGTCTGCCTGTTTGCCCACTACAGATGTGCCTGTAA